CACGCAGGTGGTCGTGGTCGGCAACGACGAGCGCGCACGCGAGCTTTACGCCGCGGCGGTCGCGCCTTTCGCAGTGAACAAGGCGGTGGTCAAGGTGAGCGACAGCGCCGCCGCCCCGCAAAACCTGCCGCCTGTGATCGCCGAAACCGTGCCCAACATTCCGGCGGTGAAGGACGGTAAGTCGACGGCGGTGCTGTGCTCAAACTTCACTTGCCGGCCGCCCATCAGCGATCCCGATGAGCTGGCTAAGGTTTTACATGAGACATTGGTGGCGAAAGCGGCGTGAAGTCCGCGGCGGGGCGGTGAGTGGCCAGCAGCCGATATTCTCAGGTATAAAGCTGGATTCCGAATCCTGACCACCGGAGTCTATATGGGGCGCATTACGCAACTCGTCATCGAGGCCGAGGATAAGCCCGGCATGCTTGCGACCATCTGCTCGGAGATGGCCGCCAAAGCCGTGAACATCACCGCCATCATGGCGGCCTACGACCAGCCGGGTGGACGCATCCGCATGGTGGCAACGCCGCACGCAGCGGCCCGCAAAGTTCTGGACGCGATCCATTTGACGTACGACGAAGAGGAGGCGGTCGCCATTCGGGTCACCGATCGCCCGGGCGCGCTGGGTCGTGCCACGCGCAAGCTAGCCGACCGCGGCATCAACGTGCTCTATGCCTACGGTTCGATCGTGAAAGGCAGCGAGCGCGCGCTGATTATCGTGGGAGTCCACGACATCGAGAAGGCGGAAGGCGTTCTATGACGGCAGTGCCCCGCCGCTAGGAGTTGCGATAGGATTCGTCCAGCAATTCAACCACGTGCGCCACGCGCATCTTCAGCCCGCGCGCTTTCACTCCCGCCCGCAGTTGCAGCATGCATCCGGTGTTCGCGGTGGCGATGATTTCGGCGCGCGCGGCCGTGACCTCGTCCATCTTCTGCTCCAGGATGTCCATTGACAGCCGGTTTTGCGTTACGTTGTAGGTGCCGGCGCTGCCGCAGCAGTAATCGGGATGTGCCATCTCGACCAGTTCCGCGCCGATGGCCTTCAACAATTCGCGAGGCGCGGATCGAATGCCCTGCGCATGCGCCAGGTGGCAGGGATCCTGGTAGGTGACGCGCGCCTTCAGTTTCCGCTTGGGCGGCCGCAACCCCGCCTGGGCCAGGAACTCGGTAATGTCCTTCACCTGCGCGGCAAATTCGCACGCCCGCTTCGCTTCCGTGCCAGCCTCCAGCAGTTCGCCGTATTCCTTCATCATTGCGCCGCAGCCGGCAGAGTTGGTGACCACCGGGTCGCGCGTTGACTCCATGATTGCGGCTATGTTTCCCCGCGCCAAGGCCCGCGCCTCTTGGCGATAGCCCGCGTGCGCCGGTAAAGCGCCGCAGCAAAGCTGGCCCTTGGGTACGAAGACGTCGAATCCATTCGCATTCAGCACGCGGACGGTGGCCTCATTCAACGCGGAAAAGGCAACACTGCCGATGCACCCGGCATGGAAGAGGACGCGCCCGCGAGCCTCGCCGGCGCCGCGATAGGTGGCGCCGAGCTGTGAAAAGAAAAACTTTTCGTCAATCGAGGGCGCCAGCGCCTCCACTTTGTCCATTCCCATGAGTTTCAAAATGCCGCTGGAGCGCGCCAGGCCCTGGAGTCCCGACCGCTGGTAGAACCGCAGCCGGCTTGCCCAGCGCGCAAGATTTCTGTGGTCGTGGAGCATGGCCCCGAAGAACCAGGCGCGCAGCCGCTGCTCGAGCCAGGGCCGTTTGAAATTTGACTCGATCTCGGCCCGTGCCCGCTCCAAGATGCGGCCGTATTTCACGCCCGAGGGGCAGGCCGTTTCACAGGCGCGACATCCGAGGCAGCGATCCAAGTGTGTAGCGAAGGAGTCACCAATCTGCAATCGCCCGGCATCCACTTGCAGGACCTGGTAAATACGGCCGCGGGGCGAATCCGCTTCCCGCCCGAGCACGCGGTAGGTCGGACACTGCTGCAGGCACAAGCCGCAGTGAATGCACTTGGAGTACAACTCCCAGGACGGCCGATCGGGCGTGGTGAAATTCGATGGCAGCGCGGCGCTACCGGTTCCGTGCTCCGCATTGACGGTGGTGGCACTCAGAACAGGAACCTCCCGCGGTTGAGGATGTTCTTGCCGTCGAATGCCTGCTTGATTGCCTTCATGGTCTCGACATCATTTGGGGTGCTGCCCCAGACGCTGCAGCGCCGCTTGGCTTCGAGCGGGCAGCGCAGCACGATTGCCGACCCCTGGCGCGGCACCGCGCCGCGCAGGAATGAAATCGCGTTGACGTATTGCATCGCGGAGGGCGGATCCACCGCGACCGGCACCAACCCGACCAGCAGAGATCCGACGCCGATCCTGCCTGAGACAGCGCACACAAAATTATTGTCCGTCGCCGCGCGTTCTGCCGCTTCCAGCACCGGGCCCGCGTCCTGCAATGCAACATCCACTCGCAACAGCATGGCGTTCCGGCTGCGCTCGAACAGCGCGTGGGGAAATTCCGGGAGCGCGCGCCAGATCTCGCGCTCATCATCGCCAGCGGCTTCGCTTGCCACCGCCGCGCCCAACTCCGCGCGATAACGGGCCAGCACGGCGTCACTGCCGGCGGCGCGCAGCAGGACCCGCCAGGGTTCGGTTTTGGCGGCGTGCGAATCTCCGTGGATGATCTCGGCCGCGTGCGGCGAAACAATTTCCAGGCAAAGCGGCGTCAACGGTGAAGCGAGTACGCGGTCACGGAAGTCCAGCGCCTCTTTCAAGTTCGCAAACCTGGCAATGAAAGTACGCGTCTGCCGCGGGCGGGGAAACAACTTGAAGCTCGCGCCGGTAATCACCGCAATGGTTCCATAGCTGCCGATCAGCAGCTTCATCAGGTCATATCCGGCAACGTTCTTCACCACCCGCGCGCCGGCTTTTGCGACCTTACCGTCGGCGGTGACAAAGCGCACCCCGGTGCAGTAATCCCGCAGGCCGCCGTAGGAGTGCTTGAGCGGTCCATGCGCCGCCGACGCCAGCGCTCCGCCCATGGTGCTCCGCTGAGGCTGCGCGGCATCGAGCGGTAGCATCTGTCCATGCGGCCCGCATACTGCCTCCACCTCGGCCGGCGTCGTACCGGCGCCGACGCCGATCATCAAGTCGCCGGCATCGTAGTGTTCCAAGGCTTTCAGGCGACTCGTGCGCAGCAAGATATCGATCTTCGCGGGAACCATCCCGGTGAACTGGTGAGTGAACCCGCCGGCCGGCACGACGACCAGATCTTCAGCGTGCGCCAACTTCATGATCGCCGCCACCTCTTCCGCGGATGCGGGCGAGACCACCGCGCGCGGCGAGACCTCGTCGATGGCGAATTCCGCCGTGCGCGCCGGATCCTCGGTGGTGTGCTGCTCGCCGGCGATTGCCGCCAGCTCACGCGCCAGTCCCGCCGCTGTCGAGGTCGCGCTCATCGCGGAACTCCACTGCTGCGCACGATGTTGGTCTCGCGACAGCTGCGCGGAGTCGGAAAAAGTTTTTGCGGATTGAAGATGGATTTCGGATTGAAGGCGTCGTGCACGAGGGCCATGACTTCCAGATCGTTGTCGGTGAACAGCAGCGGCATGAGTTCGTTCTTTTCCATGCCGACGCCATGCTCGCCGGTAATGGTGCCTCCGGCATCGACGCAATATTGAAGAATCATGCGGCCGGCCTGGTGGGTGCGCTCCACCTGGTCCGGATCGCGCATATCAAACAGGATGCACGGATGCAGGTTGCCGTCGCCGGCGTGGAAGATGTTGCCGATCTCCAGCTTGCATTGCTGGGCCACGCTCTCGATGTAGCGCAGCACCTTGGGAATGTGGCTGCGCGGGACGACGCCATCCTGGGTGTAGTAGGCCGGCGCCAAGCGCCCGAGCGCAGCGAAAGCCGTCTTGCGTCCCTTCCACAACAGTTGGCGCTCGGCATCGTTGGCGGCGCGCCGGACCTCGCGCGCACTGTGACGCTGGCAAACCGCGCGCACGGCATCGGCCTGGTCGGTCACCATTTCGCGCAGTCCTTCCAGCTCAATCAGCAGCACCGCGCCGGAATCCATCGGGTAACCGGCATGGGTAGCTTCCTCGACGCAGCGCAGGGTCTTGCCATCCAGCATTTCCAGCGCGACCGGCGTGATGCCTTCCGAAGTGATGGAGGCAACGGTGTTGGCCGCATCGTCCACGGTGTTGAAAATGGCGAGCAGCGTTTCCACCGCTTCGGCAATCTTGGTGAGCTTGACGGTAATCGCGGTCACGATCGCCACCGTGCCTTCGGTTCCGACGAACAAGCCGGTGAGGTCGTAGCCGCAGGAGTCCACGGCTTTGCCGCCCATGTGCGCCACGCGCCCGTCAGGCAGCACGACCTCCAGCCCGGTGATGTGGTTCACGGTGACGCCGTGGGCCAGGGTGTGCGCGCCGCCGGAATTTTCCGCGACGTTGCCGCCGATGGTGGAGGCGCGCTGGCTGGCTGGATCAGGCGCGAAGTACAACCCGTGCTGCGCGACGGCGGCCGAGAGGTCCGCGTTCACTACGCCCGGTTGCACCACGGCGCGGCGGTTGGCGGCATCGATTTCCAGAATCGATGTCATGCGCGTGAACACCAGCACGATGCCGCCGGCTCGCGGAATGGAGCCGCCGCTCAAACCGGTTCCCGCTCCCCGGGGCACCAGCGGCACATTCATGCGCGAGGCGGTTCGCGCGATCTGCGATACCTGCTCGGTGGTGCTGGGAAATACGATCACTTCAGGCGTACCGGTGGATAGTCCGGCGTCGTACTCATAGATCATGCGGTCTTCGGGAC
This genomic interval from Terriglobales bacterium contains the following:
- a CDS encoding FAD-binding oxidoreductase, which encodes MSATSTAAGLARELAAIAGEQHTTEDPARTAEFAIDEVSPRAVVSPASAEEVAAIMKLAHAEDLVVVPAGGFTHQFTGMVPAKIDILLRTSRLKALEHYDAGDLMIGVGAGTTPAEVEAVCGPHGQMLPLDAAQPQRSTMGGALASAAHGPLKHSYGGLRDYCTGVRFVTADGKVAKAGARVVKNVAGYDLMKLLIGSYGTIAVITGASFKLFPRPRQTRTFIARFANLKEALDFRDRVLASPLTPLCLEIVSPHAAEIIHGDSHAAKTEPWRVLLRAAGSDAVLARYRAELGAAVASEAAGDDEREIWRALPEFPHALFERSRNAMLLRVDVALQDAGPVLEAAERAATDNNFVCAVSGRIGVGSLLVGLVPVAVDPPSAMQYVNAISFLRGAVPRQGSAIVLRCPLEAKRRCSVWGSTPNDVETMKAIKQAFDGKNILNRGRFLF
- a CDS encoding FAD-linked oxidase C-terminal domain-containing protein, which produces MPSSPIARELRKIVGSEAVLDRPEDRMIYEYDAGLSTGTPEVIVFPSTTEQVSQIARTASRMNVPLVPRGAGTGLSGGSIPRAGGIVLVFTRMTSILEIDAANRRAVVQPGVVNADLSAAVAQHGLYFAPDPASQRASTIGGNVAENSGGAHTLAHGVTVNHITGLEVVLPDGRVAHMGGKAVDSCGYDLTGLFVGTEGTVAIVTAITVKLTKIAEAVETLLAIFNTVDDAANTVASITSEGITPVALEMLDGKTLRCVEEATHAGYPMDSGAVLLIELEGLREMVTDQADAVRAVCQRHSAREVRRAANDAERQLLWKGRKTAFAALGRLAPAYYTQDGVVPRSHIPKVLRYIESVAQQCKLEIGNIFHAGDGNLHPCILFDMRDPDQVERTHQAGRMILQYCVDAGGTITGEHGVGMEKNELMPLLFTDNDLEVMALVHDAFNPKSIFNPQKLFPTPRSCRETNIVRSSGVPR
- a CDS encoding ACT domain-containing protein, which produces MGRITQLVIEAEDKPGMLATICSEMAAKAVNITAIMAAYDQPGGRIRMVATPHAAARKVLDAIHLTYDEEEAVAIRVTDRPGALGRATRKLADRGINVLYAYGSIVKGSERALIIVGVHDIEKAEGVL
- a CDS encoding (Fe-S)-binding protein, which translates into the protein MYSKCIHCGLCLQQCPTYRVLGREADSPRGRIYQVLQVDAGRLQIGDSFATHLDRCLGCRACETACPSGVKYGRILERARAEIESNFKRPWLEQRLRAWFFGAMLHDHRNLARWASRLRFYQRSGLQGLARSSGILKLMGMDKVEALAPSIDEKFFFSQLGATYRGAGEARGRVLFHAGCIGSVAFSALNEATVRVLNANGFDVFVPKGQLCCGALPAHAGYRQEARALARGNIAAIMESTRDPVVTNSAGCGAMMKEYGELLEAGTEAKRACEFAAQVKDITEFLAQAGLRPPKRKLKARVTYQDPCHLAHAQGIRSAPRELLKAIGAELVEMAHPDYCCGSAGTYNVTQNRLSMDILEQKMDEVTAARAEIIATANTGCMLQLRAGVKARGLKMRVAHVVELLDESYRNS